Proteins encoded together in one Candidatus Acidiferrales bacterium window:
- the recR gene encoding recombination mediator RecR: MIYTSQALEVLIGELSKLPGIGRKTAQRLALHLLKADNDDANRLANAILEVKRKIRYCSVCWNITEKDPCSICADGNRDHASICVVEDPSDVLAIEKTNEFHGVYHVLGGALSPLEGIGPDQIKTKELLSRLNGKINEVILAMNPDVEGEATTIYLANLLKPLGVKVTRIARGVPVGGDLEFADEATLVRALEGRIAVG, from the coding sequence ATGATTTATACTTCTCAAGCACTCGAGGTTCTGATCGGCGAGTTGAGCAAGCTCCCCGGAATCGGCAGAAAGACCGCTCAGCGGCTCGCATTGCATCTGTTGAAAGCCGACAACGATGATGCGAATCGACTTGCTAATGCCATCCTTGAAGTGAAACGAAAAATCCGGTATTGCTCCGTATGCTGGAACATCACTGAGAAAGATCCCTGTTCGATTTGCGCAGATGGAAATAGGGATCATGCCTCCATTTGCGTCGTCGAGGACCCGAGCGATGTCCTCGCGATCGAGAAAACCAATGAGTTCCACGGAGTATATCATGTGCTCGGTGGTGCATTGAGCCCGCTTGAAGGAATCGGCCCCGATCAAATAAAAACAAAAGAGCTGTTGAGTCGGCTCAACGGGAAGATTAACGAAGTTATTCTTGCTATGAACCCGGATGTCGAAGGTGAAGCCACGACAATCTATCTGGCAAATTTATTGAAGCCGCTTGGAGTTAAAGTGACTCGGATTGCGCGGGGGGTGCCGGTCGGAGGCGACCTCGAGTTTGCCGACGAGGCGACCCTGGTGAGAGCTCTGGAAGGGCGGATCGCCGTTGGGTGA
- the rnr gene encoding ribonuclease R encodes MKRTSLKTKPTKVKDIAGEIQSFLKQNPLANFKKRQLAKVLGYTSAHEYARFKQALRTLEQNGDIRQSSRRKLGAAMTPDIARGIIRIDRDGNFLFMPDNGKTNEDTKIRFVVSPSELGGAVPGDKVSVKAVGGKGKVVVVKVTEILEHEDRKVVGTIERIGGSYRILLRDRDLPPSIDISRKKLNGAKEGDKILAKLVVDRYAGYSGEVISVFGDAGDPSVELESIAAQFSLRKDFPSEVLREADSIREQIPAKELAQRLDLRHEEVFTIDPEDARDFDDAVSMKKISDDTFEVGVHIADVSHYVKSGSPLDVEAYKRGTSVYLTNGVIPMLPHKLSNEICSLNPGVDRLTYSVIMKVESTGRVKDYRFAKSVICSKRRFTYEEVQKIIETGTGDFAETIRIMNQLAHTLSKLRSRAGSIDFDLPEAKFVFDELGRPIEIIKKSRLDSHRLVEEFMLLANKTVAAHIGRHGVKAKPFLYRVHDVPDPDRIREVAVFVSHFGYSLNYDGTVGQRQLQKLLQSVEGKPEEYLINDIMLRSMAKAIYSEKNIGHYGLAFKYYTHFTSPIRRYPDLVVHRLLHDYENGDRPLDLQKLKKMVAEVSEFSSEAERRAVEAERESVKIKQVQYMSEHIGDEFEGTVSGVTSFGMFVEVDNLLVEGLVHVREMDDYYDFVQGRFQLKGRRTGKVHQLGDRVNVKVSRVNMERHEIDFVLC; translated from the coding sequence ATGAAAAGAACTTCACTCAAAACTAAACCGACCAAAGTTAAAGATATCGCCGGGGAGATTCAGAGTTTCCTGAAGCAAAATCCGCTGGCTAACTTCAAGAAACGGCAATTGGCGAAAGTGCTGGGATATACCTCCGCTCATGAGTACGCAAGGTTTAAACAAGCACTCAGAACGCTTGAGCAGAATGGTGATATCCGTCAGAGCAGTCGCAGAAAATTAGGTGCAGCGATGACTCCGGACATTGCGAGAGGGATCATTCGCATCGACCGTGACGGGAATTTTTTGTTCATGCCCGATAATGGAAAAACCAATGAGGATACAAAAATTCGCTTTGTGGTTTCACCAAGCGAATTGGGCGGCGCTGTTCCCGGCGATAAGGTCTCCGTAAAGGCCGTCGGTGGAAAGGGAAAAGTCGTAGTCGTAAAGGTTACTGAAATACTCGAGCATGAGGATAGGAAAGTCGTAGGGACGATCGAAAGGATCGGCGGTTCGTATAGGATTTTGTTGCGCGACAGAGATCTTCCGCCATCGATAGACATTTCACGGAAGAAACTCAACGGGGCGAAGGAGGGCGACAAGATCCTGGCGAAGCTGGTCGTGGATAGGTATGCGGGCTATTCCGGCGAGGTGATTTCCGTTTTTGGAGATGCCGGCGACCCATCGGTCGAATTAGAAAGCATAGCTGCACAGTTCAGCCTTAGAAAAGATTTTCCGTCCGAGGTTTTGAGGGAGGCGGATTCAATTCGAGAACAAATTCCCGCAAAAGAACTTGCGCAGCGGCTCGATCTGAGACACGAGGAAGTGTTTACGATCGATCCTGAGGATGCCCGTGACTTCGATGACGCGGTCTCTATGAAGAAAATTTCAGACGATACATTTGAGGTCGGCGTTCATATTGCCGATGTGAGCCACTATGTCAAATCCGGAAGCCCTCTCGACGTTGAAGCGTACAAAAGAGGGACAAGTGTTTATTTGACTAACGGAGTGATTCCAATGCTCCCTCACAAACTGTCGAACGAAATCTGCAGCTTGAATCCGGGCGTCGATAGGCTGACATACTCCGTGATTATGAAAGTCGAATCGACGGGGAGAGTTAAGGATTACAGGTTCGCGAAGTCGGTGATTTGCAGCAAACGGAGATTCACCTATGAGGAAGTTCAGAAAATAATTGAAACCGGCACGGGAGATTTTGCGGAGACTATCCGTATCATGAATCAACTGGCGCACACTCTATCGAAACTGCGAAGCCGTGCCGGGAGCATCGACTTCGATCTGCCGGAAGCGAAGTTCGTGTTTGATGAGCTTGGCAGACCTATTGAAATCATCAAAAAATCCCGGCTCGACAGCCATCGCCTGGTAGAAGAATTTATGCTGCTTGCAAACAAGACCGTTGCAGCCCACATCGGCCGGCACGGCGTAAAGGCAAAGCCGTTTCTATACAGAGTCCATGATGTACCCGACCCGGACCGGATTCGCGAGGTTGCGGTCTTTGTCTCTCATTTTGGATACAGCTTGAACTATGATGGTACAGTCGGCCAGAGGCAACTGCAGAAACTTCTCCAGTCCGTCGAAGGAAAGCCGGAGGAGTATCTGATAAACGATATAATGCTGAGGTCGATGGCGAAAGCAATTTATTCGGAAAAAAATATCGGCCATTACGGACTTGCATTCAAATACTATACACACTTTACTTCTCCCATAAGGAGATACCCTGATCTGGTGGTACACCGGCTTTTGCATGACTATGAAAATGGTGATCGACCTCTCGACCTGCAAAAACTCAAGAAGATGGTTGCAGAGGTCAGTGAATTCTCGAGCGAAGCAGAAAGGCGCGCCGTGGAGGCCGAGCGTGAATCGGTCAAGATAAAACAGGTGCAGTACATGTCCGAGCATATCGGAGATGAGTTTGAAGGAACTGTTTCGGGCGTCACAAGTTTCGGAATGTTTGTCGAAGTCGACAACTTATTAGTTGAGGGACTTGTTCATGTTAGAGAGATGGATGATTATTATGACTTTGTTCAAGGACGGTTTCAATTGAAAGGCAGGCGGACCGGAAAGGTGCATCAGCTTGGCGACAGAGTTAACGTCAAGGTCTCACGGGTCAACATGGAGCGCCACGAAATTGATTTTGTGCTCTGTTAA
- a CDS encoding GWxTD domain-containing protein → MLLCTGSYFGYGWIMRGRIFRYLVLSALVFFVASFSECSSSSQSETTPSYQCYYDYVNTKVALPQFDARLFWSPDSSDFRLDAYVSVKESRLRYDRDSNLFVASYTCSIRLTGKEESATSKEIDRKVVLQNYPKPDQNSYDAFLVSFPIKSGNHEVQIGIVDNESKARSSRTYSVEVPEMSNKPLVLSDIMLLARMDPAGTRSDSAGQGRKITPFILSNVGLLPDTLKFFTILSQKNGADDSLSIYVYRLRSREINLPTFNVQMFAYQSTPYNPCGEDMDTMLVYQHAASSAFKAGTSYIFGSVPKPASGNYLLKVVVSDNGGDSATSTMKFQVHDKNFPQIADDFPTMINSLNYIAASSDIKNIVAGRTDSSIKANLVTFWKEHGGLNKMVQYYQRVSQANQLFTSCIEGWRTPMGIYFIVCGAPDDVECEGAWDEKWSYYQSSTQASMTIVFRLAQETANIEDRFYRIDQVYSNADLWDYYINQWRTSY, encoded by the coding sequence ATGCTGCTTTGTACCGGCTCGTATTTCGGTTATGGCTGGATAATGCGCGGGAGAATTTTTCGATATTTAGTATTGAGTGCACTTGTATTTTTCGTGGCTTCCTTTTCAGAATGCAGTTCGAGTAGTCAGTCTGAAACAACTCCGTCATATCAGTGTTACTATGATTATGTAAATACGAAAGTCGCACTGCCGCAATTTGATGCCAGGTTATTCTGGTCTCCCGATTCGTCCGATTTCCGTTTGGATGCATACGTGAGTGTGAAAGAATCGCGGTTGAGGTATGACAGAGACAGTAATTTGTTCGTTGCGTCATACACCTGTTCGATTCGGCTTACCGGGAAAGAAGAATCGGCGACTTCGAAGGAGATAGATCGAAAAGTAGTTCTCCAGAATTATCCGAAACCCGACCAGAATTCCTATGATGCTTTTCTTGTCTCTTTCCCGATTAAAAGTGGAAATCACGAAGTCCAGATAGGCATCGTGGACAATGAAAGCAAGGCAAGATCATCGAGGACATATTCTGTTGAAGTGCCGGAAATGTCGAACAAGCCGCTCGTGCTTAGCGATATCATGCTCCTTGCCCGGATGGATCCTGCCGGGACAAGATCCGACAGCGCCGGTCAGGGAAGGAAGATAACGCCGTTCATCCTGTCCAACGTCGGACTCCTTCCCGACACGCTGAAGTTTTTCACGATATTGTCCCAAAAAAACGGCGCGGACGATTCTCTTTCCATTTACGTTTACCGGCTCCGAAGCAGGGAAATAAACCTGCCGACTTTCAACGTCCAGATGTTTGCATATCAGTCGACACCCTACAACCCGTGCGGAGAAGATATGGATACAATGCTAGTGTACCAGCATGCGGCGTCCTCGGCTTTTAAGGCAGGCACTTCGTACATTTTCGGCAGCGTGCCGAAGCCTGCTTCGGGAAATTACCTGTTGAAAGTTGTCGTGAGTGACAATGGAGGTGATTCGGCGACTTCAACAATGAAATTTCAGGTGCATGACAAAAATTTTCCGCAGATTGCAGATGATTTTCCCACAATGATCAATTCTCTTAATTATATCGCTGCGAGCAGCGATATAAAAAACATTGTTGCGGGGAGGACGGATTCGTCGATCAAGGCAAATTTGGTGACATTTTGGAAAGAACATGGGGGACTCAACAAGATGGTACAGTATTACCAGAGGGTTAGCCAGGCGAACCAGCTATTCACGAGCTGCATTGAAGGATGGAGAACGCCGATGGGGATATATTTTATCGTATGCGGTGCGCCGGACGATGTCGAATGTGAGGGAGCGTGGGACGAAAAATGGAGCTATTATCAGTCGTCGACTCAGGCATCGATGACCATAGTTTTTAGGCTCGCGCAGGAGACAGCAAATATCGAGGATAGGTTCTACAGGATCGATCAGGTTTATTCAAACGCCGATCTTTGGGATTATTATATCAATCAGTGGCGGACGTCTTATTGA
- a CDS encoding N-acetylmuramoyl-L-alanine amidase, with protein MVTLIKGADTTYIGGFVELNHIYISIEQLSKSLGLSTVVLQSSGKLGVYSNYGSLLFTRDNSFVVFSKTGSRLFQLALPILSANEKLYIPLNYAGEYFSMLTRGNFSYDAQKTELVFSRVDTLTPAVADIMGQEKANGAIIQVAMTKLPKNLEAAIGQDNSLYLTLLPAIADTLAVDSLPPSEVYSNVLAIQNPNSVQLVFKLKQNYLSKQIFVDSAQNSILVALYSEADVKKVVAEEIKKRLEDEKKNWKLDVVVIDPGHGGKDPGATGVKGTMEKNVTLAIAKDLKKILNQKLPKIKVVLTRDDDEFVELDKRGEIANNASGKLFISIHCNSMPRKPNSMKGLETYFLRPGRTDEAIRIAAQENAAVKYENDYEKKYQSYDEDNIILTTMAHSAYVKYSEQLAQLIEDDVTSTASLSDDGVSQAGFYVLVGASMPAVLIETGYLSNKKEERYLKNKAGQSAIARGIANAVVQFKEEYEKNFTQN; from the coding sequence GTGGTGACACTGATAAAAGGGGCGGACACCACGTACATCGGCGGCTTCGTGGAGCTCAACCACATTTATATTTCCATTGAACAACTGTCCAAAAGTCTGGGTCTAAGCACTGTTGTTTTGCAATCAAGCGGGAAACTCGGCGTTTATTCGAATTATGGCAGTCTCCTTTTCACGCGCGATAATAGTTTTGTCGTCTTCTCGAAAACCGGTAGCAGGCTCTTTCAGTTGGCGCTCCCGATCCTTTCAGCAAATGAGAAACTCTATATTCCTTTAAACTATGCCGGTGAGTATTTCTCTATGCTCACTCGCGGCAACTTCTCCTACGATGCGCAAAAAACCGAGCTTGTTTTTTCGCGTGTAGATACTCTCACTCCGGCCGTAGCGGACATAATGGGACAGGAGAAAGCGAACGGAGCAATAATTCAAGTCGCAATGACAAAACTTCCGAAGAATCTCGAGGCCGCAATAGGACAGGACAATTCGTTATATCTCACGCTTCTTCCGGCAATTGCAGATACTCTTGCGGTGGATTCGCTGCCGCCGTCTGAGGTTTACTCAAATGTTCTTGCAATTCAAAACCCTAACTCTGTCCAACTGGTCTTCAAGTTGAAACAGAATTATCTTTCCAAGCAAATATTCGTAGACAGTGCTCAGAATTCTATTCTGGTCGCACTTTACTCGGAGGCCGATGTAAAAAAAGTTGTTGCCGAAGAAATCAAGAAGCGACTGGAGGATGAGAAGAAAAACTGGAAGCTGGATGTTGTCGTCATAGATCCGGGACACGGAGGGAAAGACCCCGGTGCGACCGGCGTCAAGGGAACAATGGAGAAAAATGTTACGCTTGCCATTGCAAAAGACCTAAAAAAAATATTAAATCAAAAGCTGCCGAAAATTAAAGTTGTCTTGACCCGGGATGACGATGAGTTTGTCGAGTTGGATAAGCGGGGGGAAATTGCAAACAATGCCAGCGGAAAACTTTTCATAAGCATTCACTGCAATTCCATGCCTCGCAAACCAAATTCGATGAAAGGACTTGAGACGTATTTCCTCCGCCCGGGGAGAACCGACGAAGCGATCAGGATCGCAGCACAGGAAAATGCTGCCGTGAAATATGAAAACGATTACGAGAAGAAATATCAGTCTTACGACGAAGATAATATTATTTTAACCACCATGGCACACAGCGCATATGTGAAATATTCGGAGCAGTTAGCGCAATTAATCGAAGATGATGTGACTTCGACAGCGTCCCTTTCCGACGACGGAGTGAGCCAGGCGGGTTTCTACGTGCTGGTGGGAGCTTCGATGCCGGCGGTCCTCATAGAGACAGGGTATCTTTCCAACAAAAAGGAAGAGAGATATTTGAAGAACAAGGCTGGACAAAGCGCCATAGCTCGAGGGATCGCAAACGCCGTGGTGCAATTCAAAGAGGAATATGAAAAGAACTTCACTCAAAACTAA
- the murA gene encoding UDP-N-acetylglucosamine 1-carboxyvinyltransferase, with amino-acid sequence MYKFLVKGGKKLSGSVEISGAKNASLALMPASLLAKGIFRIDNTPDLRDVATMAQLMEELGAKTQLEGKLQTLDTTCIGTFEAPYELVKKMRASFYVLGPLLSRYGYAKVSLPGGCAWGPRPVNLHIEGMEKLGAEIKLDSGYVIARAKRLVGARIDFDVSSVGATVNVMMAACLAKGTTVIGNAALEPEVTALGEFLKKMGARIDGLGTSTITVEGVDDLHSTDFSNIPDRIEAGTFLIAGAMAGGKVAVKNCRPDHVTALLSKLGQAGAMLKASDDSIVIEGQGNINPVDVSTAPYPGFPTDLQAQWIAMMTRASGSSIITETIYFDRFKHVPELVRLGADIEVKENVAVVKGVASLKGAKVMSTDLRASASLLLAGLVAEGTTEVLRVYHMDRGYESIEKKLRGLGADIERVESDEF; translated from the coding sequence ATGTATAAATTTTTAGTCAAGGGCGGTAAGAAACTTTCCGGGAGCGTAGAAATCAGCGGCGCGAAGAACGCCTCGCTGGCCCTGATGCCGGCATCACTCCTTGCAAAGGGGATTTTTAGAATTGACAACACACCCGATCTCCGCGATGTCGCGACCATGGCACAGCTCATGGAAGAGCTCGGCGCAAAAACACAGTTGGAAGGGAAACTGCAAACTCTAGATACGACGTGTATCGGCACTTTCGAGGCGCCGTATGAGCTCGTGAAAAAAATGCGCGCCTCTTTCTATGTGCTGGGACCTCTTTTGAGCCGTTACGGTTATGCGAAAGTCTCCCTGCCGGGCGGATGTGCATGGGGACCAAGACCGGTCAATTTGCACATCGAAGGGATGGAGAAGCTCGGGGCGGAAATAAAACTCGACTCAGGTTATGTGATCGCAAGAGCAAAACGGCTTGTGGGAGCACGAATAGACTTTGACGTATCGAGCGTCGGCGCGACCGTAAATGTAATGATGGCGGCCTGCCTGGCGAAGGGAACCACCGTTATTGGAAACGCCGCCCTGGAGCCCGAGGTGACAGCTCTTGGTGAGTTTTTGAAAAAGATGGGCGCGCGTATAGACGGATTGGGAACGTCGACAATTACGGTTGAAGGAGTCGATGATTTACATTCCACGGATTTCTCTAACATTCCGGACCGTATCGAAGCGGGAACATTTCTAATTGCCGGTGCGATGGCGGGTGGAAAGGTTGCCGTCAAGAATTGCCGGCCTGACCATGTTACAGCACTTCTTTCGAAACTTGGACAGGCGGGTGCGATGTTGAAAGCATCAGATGACTCGATAGTGATTGAAGGTCAGGGCAATATCAATCCTGTCGATGTTTCCACGGCGCCATATCCGGGATTTCCAACCGACCTCCAAGCTCAATGGATAGCCATGATGACGCGCGCTTCAGGTTCGTCTATCATAACCGAGACGATCTACTTCGACCGCTTCAAGCACGTGCCCGAGCTTGTGCGGCTCGGTGCAGACATAGAAGTGAAGGAGAACGTTGCGGTGGTCAAAGGCGTTGCATCGCTCAAAGGGGCGAAGGTGATGTCAACGGATTTGCGCGCGAGCGCGTCGCTGCTTCTTGCCGGACTGGTTGCCGAAGGAACTACCGAAGTTCTGCGTGTTTACCACATGGATCGTGGTTATGAAAGCATCGAAAAAAAATTGAGAGGACTTGGTGCGGATATCGAGCGTGTCGAGAGCGACGAATTCTAA
- a CDS encoding YbaB/EbfC family nucleoid-associated protein, producing the protein MNDFGNMQKMISELQKTLEKAMGELENMSVIGEAGGGMVKVTANGKREILSVDIEPDLVKSQDKEMIEDLVAAASNNALQKAEKMATEHLGASAGGLLTMLPGFKFGGIS; encoded by the coding sequence ATGAATGATTTCGGAAATATGCAAAAAATGATCTCCGAGTTACAGAAGACTCTGGAAAAAGCGATGGGCGAACTTGAGAACATGAGCGTGATCGGAGAAGCGGGCGGGGGAATGGTAAAAGTCACGGCAAACGGCAAGAGGGAAATTCTCAGTGTTGATATCGAGCCGGATCTCGTTAAGTCTCAAGACAAAGAGATGATTGAGGACCTCGTTGCTGCAGCGAGCAACAACGCGCTGCAAAAGGCGGAAAAGATGGCAACCGAGCATTTGGGCGCGAGTGCCGGCGGACTTCTAACTATGCTTCCAGGTTTTAAATTCGGCGGGATTTCCTGA
- a CDS encoding MerR family transcriptional regulator, with the protein MKDFEFKKLYYSISEVSRITGLEQHVLRYWESQFPDLNPSKNRAGNRIYTNKDISLIFEIKRLVRDEGFTIEGAKKVLSAKSNGSTGQLDATNGKASPEDLKQTLLEARAFLDDLVHRLSDKH; encoded by the coding sequence ATGAAGGATTTCGAGTTCAAGAAACTTTACTACTCCATCTCCGAAGTGAGTCGCATAACAGGACTTGAACAGCATGTTTTGCGGTACTGGGAGTCTCAATTTCCAGATCTGAATCCCTCCAAGAACAGAGCGGGCAATAGGATTTATACTAACAAGGACATCAGCCTCATTTTTGAGATAAAACGACTCGTACGGGATGAAGGCTTCACAATTGAGGGTGCTAAGAAAGTTCTGAGCGCAAAGTCAAACGGAAGTACTGGGCAGCTTGACGCAACTAATGGAAAAGCTTCGCCTGAGGACCTGAAGCAGACTTTGCTTGAAGCACGTGCGTTCTTGGATGATCTCGTTCACCGCCTCTCTGACAAGCACTGA
- a CDS encoding prephenate dehydratase domain-containing protein, with protein sequence MKKYLVSFQGEKGAYSEIAAKHFFRRKNLDLVPYNTFADAIHAVAKRKVDAGIVPVENTLGGGIREVFNLLDEEPVYGVGEIKLKISHSLLALRGAKLSAIKKVYSHPQALLQCRKFIRDMKLTRIEYYDTAGAAKFISDNDDMSLAAIASEAAADDYGLIVLKKHLESDGRNFTRFMIISKKYLIARDADKTSVVFGLRNRPGELHRVLSVFAIRDIDILSIDSIPVVRKPWDYEFFVEFRGSLLGGKESNAISHLRELCPHVKVIGSFKSGRTIH encoded by the coding sequence ATGAAAAAATATCTGGTTTCTTTCCAGGGAGAGAAGGGCGCATATAGCGAGATTGCCGCCAAGCATTTTTTTAGAAGAAAAAATCTCGACCTGGTTCCGTATAACACGTTTGCAGATGCGATCCATGCAGTTGCGAAACGAAAAGTTGACGCCGGTATAGTCCCCGTTGAGAATACCCTCGGAGGCGGTATAAGAGAGGTCTTTAACCTGCTCGATGAAGAGCCGGTATACGGTGTCGGAGAGATCAAGCTAAAAATTTCGCATTCGCTTCTCGCCTTGCGCGGTGCAAAATTATCGGCGATTAAGAAAGTCTATTCCCATCCGCAGGCATTGCTTCAGTGCAGAAAATTTATTCGCGACATGAAGTTGACCCGGATCGAATATTATGACACAGCCGGCGCGGCAAAGTTCATCTCCGATAATGATGATATGAGTCTGGCGGCGATCGCAAGTGAAGCGGCTGCGGATGACTATGGACTGATCGTATTAAAAAAACATCTTGAGAGCGACGGCCGCAACTTTACAAGGTTCATGATTATTTCTAAGAAGTATCTTATCGCCCGCGATGCGGACAAAACGTCGGTCGTTTTTGGATTAAGGAACCGTCCGGGTGAACTGCACAGGGTGCTGAGCGTGTTTGCGATAAGGGATATAGATATTCTATCGATCGATTCGATCCCCGTTGTGCGTAAACCGTGGGATTACGAATTTTTTGTCGAGTTTCGAGGGAGCTTGCTGGGCGGAAAAGAGTCGAATGCGATCAGTCACCTTCGTGAACTCTGCCCGCACGTCAAAGTGATCGGAAGCTTCAAATCGGGGAGGACAATCCATTGA
- a CDS encoding TIGR02757 family protein: MEGLKLLQKIFESHLEKKSLKDFYLSDPVCFPKRFRNKNDIETAAFVSAMFAIGPRYAILRSLEKIFSILGDSPYHAIHDLDGAELAKKLNGHIQFAYKNITGTDVVQILLATKSILNRYVTIENALLSGRNGSENLVSQMLTRLLEEMKSVRLDRKTGRELTPRARALLASPKDGSACKRMNMFLRWMTRDDEIDFGFYNWLGKQNLVIPLDVNVSRAARKLKLTKRKTDNWKTALEVTDRLRSLDPLDPVKYDVPLFLYGMELRKSNSKL; encoded by the coding sequence ATGGAAGGTCTGAAGCTACTTCAGAAAATCTTTGAATCCCACCTTGAAAAAAAATCTCTGAAGGATTTTTATCTTTCCGATCCGGTTTGTTTTCCAAAACGCTTTAGAAACAAAAACGATATAGAAACTGCGGCATTTGTTTCGGCTATGTTTGCTATCGGTCCGCGTTATGCGATACTCAGATCACTCGAAAAAATATTCTCTATACTCGGGGATTCACCGTATCATGCGATCCATGATCTCGACGGAGCCGAACTCGCAAAAAAATTGAATGGGCATATCCAGTTCGCGTATAAGAATATCACCGGCACCGACGTTGTCCAGATCCTTCTTGCGACAAAATCCATACTTAATAGGTATGTTACAATTGAAAATGCCTTGCTGAGCGGGCGCAACGGGAGTGAAAATCTGGTCTCGCAAATGCTTACACGACTTCTTGAAGAAATGAAGTCCGTAAGACTGGACCGGAAGACCGGCCGGGAATTGACTCCGCGGGCTAGGGCATTGCTTGCAAGTCCGAAGGATGGGAGCGCGTGCAAGAGAATGAATATGTTTTTGCGGTGGATGACGAGAGATGACGAAATAGATTTCGGTTTTTACAACTGGCTCGGCAAACAGAATCTTGTAATTCCGTTAGATGTTAATGTATCAAGAGCAGCAAGAAAGCTGAAGCTCACGAAAAGGAAAACGGACAACTGGAAAACAGCACTGGAGGTCACGGACAGACTTCGATCGCTCGATCCGCTGGATCCCGTCAAGTATGACGTGCCGCTTTTTCTCTATGGTATGGAATTAAGAAAATCGAACAGCAAATTGTAA
- a CDS encoding permease-like cell division protein FtsX — protein MSRFWFLLKEAFSGLGRAKLSAFFSILMVILSFTLLGGFYLTSMQAQKVLEYVRGKVELEVFLTDSLSDTSVQELKSQLTAMRAVKSVQFVSKDEAAEKFKNDFGQDIKSVLDFNPLPASFRVFIKDESKNSRDVAALAARIEKMPGIESVSYRKILLTLIDKRVKLFYEVMSAFGGALMLLSIFLVYNSMRLAISHKRKIIEAMKLVGASRGFVRLPFLFGGIIQGFTGGLLASVIIYGLIKAATFLIQESAKIELLPPPGFYGAIVGVASLLGLLSTMFATSRYIKEGLV, from the coding sequence TTGAGCAGATTTTGGTTTCTCCTAAAAGAAGCGTTCAGTGGTCTGGGCCGCGCAAAACTCAGCGCTTTCTTTTCCATCTTGATGGTTATTTTGTCGTTCACACTGCTTGGTGGTTTTTATTTGACGTCGATGCAGGCTCAGAAAGTATTGGAATATGTTAGAGGGAAAGTTGAGCTCGAAGTATTCTTGACGGATTCGCTATCCGATACTAGTGTGCAGGAATTGAAGAGCCAACTGACAGCGATGAGGGCGGTCAAGAGTGTCCAGTTCGTCAGCAAGGACGAGGCGGCAGAAAAATTCAAGAACGATTTCGGGCAGGACATTAAGTCCGTTTTGGATTTCAACCCGCTCCCTGCGTCGTTCAGAGTTTTTATCAAGGATGAAAGCAAAAATTCTCGCGACGTCGCCGCTTTGGCGGCCAGAATAGAGAAAATGCCCGGTATAGAATCGGTAAGCTACAGGAAAATTTTATTGACGCTGATAGACAAGAGGGTGAAACTTTTTTACGAAGTAATGAGTGCGTTCGGCGGGGCGCTCATGTTGTTGTCGATTTTTCTGGTCTATAATTCGATGCGGCTTGCGATTTCGCACAAAAGGAAGATAATTGAAGCGATGAAGCTTGTCGGGGCTTCGCGTGGATTTGTCAGACTCCCTTTCCTCTTCGGCGGAATAATTCAGGGATTTACCGGAGGGCTTCTAGCTTCGGTAATTATTTATGGTCTTATCAAAGCGGCGACCTTTTTGATTCAAGAGAGCGCAAAAATTGAATTGCTTCCTCCGCCGGGATTTTACGGCGCGATCGTCGGAGTTGCTTCGCTCCTTGGGCTACTGTCAACTATGTTTGCGACGAGCCGGTATATCAAGGAAGGTCTGGTTTGA